A stretch of Crossiella cryophila DNA encodes these proteins:
- a CDS encoding polyprenyl synthetase family protein, translating into MTQLLLSSVHEVRRAARPILDRTRQELAPALSEAVRELDGREPMLGRIIGYHLGLNDADGHPEAGDDGGIAGTMCLTALAARAVGTDSALSTACAVAMELAKDYTQLQDDIIDDDPVRRGRASAWQVFGVGPTILAADATRALAMDLLAAQQPHGTAAMWHLQAALDRCTIGQAQDFATSARPWRGPKAVSLEEYRVIAGNKTSAILSCVLSLGAVANGCDADTVNRLRQAGRHLGMAWQPLDDILDLWCEQTEGDLPQGCNDLAQGKKTFPVIVALAAAAHAEPLGALLAARPRTADQVRAAADLIAAAGGRAAAEAEVRDHFQAAMTVLAGTSLEESTRADLITLACMIGIRGSNQTLTIAFPTPTRSPEVAP; encoded by the coding sequence ATGACCCAGTTGTTGCTGTCCTCCGTGCACGAGGTCCGCCGGGCCGCGCGGCCGATCCTCGACCGCACCAGGCAGGAGCTGGCCCCGGCGCTGAGCGAGGCCGTGCGGGAACTGGACGGTCGCGAACCCATGCTCGGCCGGATCATCGGCTACCACCTGGGCCTCAACGACGCCGACGGCCACCCCGAGGCGGGGGATGACGGCGGTATCGCGGGCACCATGTGCCTCACCGCGCTCGCGGCGCGGGCGGTCGGTACCGACTCCGCCCTCAGCACCGCCTGCGCGGTGGCGATGGAGCTGGCCAAGGACTACACCCAGCTCCAGGACGACATCATCGACGACGACCCGGTCCGCCGGGGCCGGGCCTCGGCCTGGCAGGTCTTCGGCGTCGGCCCCACCATCCTGGCCGCCGACGCCACCAGGGCACTCGCGATGGACCTGCTCGCCGCGCAGCAGCCGCACGGGACGGCCGCGATGTGGCACCTGCAGGCGGCCCTGGACCGGTGCACCATCGGCCAGGCCCAGGACTTCGCCACCTCGGCCCGGCCCTGGCGCGGCCCGAAGGCGGTGTCGCTGGAGGAGTACCGGGTCATCGCCGGGAACAAGACCAGCGCCATCCTGAGCTGCGTGCTCTCCCTCGGCGCGGTGGCCAACGGCTGCGACGCCGACACGGTCAACCGGCTGCGACAGGCCGGCCGGCACCTCGGCATGGCCTGGCAACCCCTCGACGACATCCTCGACCTGTGGTGCGAGCAGACCGAGGGCGACCTCCCCCAGGGCTGCAACGACCTCGCCCAGGGCAAGAAGACCTTCCCCGTCATCGTGGCCCTGGCGGCCGCCGCGCACGCGGAGCCGCTGGGCGCGCTGCTCGCCGCCCGGCCGCGCACCGCCGATCAGGTCAGGGCCGCCGCGGACCTGATCGCCGCCGCCGGCGGGCGGGCCGCCGCCGAGGCCGAGGTCCGCGACCACTTCCAGGCGGCGATGACCGTCCTGGCGGGCACCTCGCTCGAGGAGTCCACCCGTGCCGACCTGATCACGCTGGCCTGCATGATCGGCATCCGCGGCAGCAACCAGACCCTCACCATCGCCTTCCCCACGCCGACGCGATCACCGGAGGTGGCGCCGTGA
- a CDS encoding terpene synthase family protein: MTPRHSFTIPKLIAPYPVLIHPGRAAAHRLLVEWKARYGLTAEPGQEEAVYDFSGLVASIYPLGDDAERLAHTAQSTHFTEVLDDHFIERPIRDGQLHIATDHALRMVEITEDPFAEITEDIPLYHALADLCRRMVTLAGWEQLERWASGMWGFSFGVLVEMAYTTTRTLPGAAAYGPLRERTTGFYPWFNDQMIGFVAGRHIPAEVLAQPAVRTMRKLSSKIIGYYNDISAFNAEPQPEQAMALPAVLARAHNCSLQDGLEQAAEHWYDLVAELTIATDRAGHSENEHIRFLGLASRHMVAGFVHWGDNLTQRYASTDSNRWTDTQHDEVVYRQ, from the coding sequence GTGACTCCCCGGCACAGCTTCACCATCCCGAAGTTGATCGCGCCCTACCCGGTGCTCATCCACCCGGGCCGGGCGGCGGCCCACCGCCTGCTGGTGGAGTGGAAGGCCAGGTACGGACTGACCGCCGAACCCGGTCAGGAGGAGGCGGTCTACGACTTCAGCGGCCTGGTCGCGAGCATCTACCCGCTCGGCGACGACGCCGAGCGACTCGCGCACACCGCCCAGTCCACGCACTTCACCGAGGTGCTCGACGACCACTTCATCGAGCGCCCGATCCGGGACGGGCAGCTGCACATCGCGACCGACCACGCACTGCGGATGGTCGAGATCACCGAGGACCCCTTCGCGGAGATCACCGAGGACATCCCGCTGTACCACGCACTGGCCGACCTGTGCCGGCGCATGGTGACCCTGGCCGGCTGGGAACAGCTGGAACGCTGGGCCAGCGGCATGTGGGGATTCTCCTTCGGCGTCCTGGTCGAGATGGCCTACACCACCACCCGCACCCTGCCCGGCGCCGCCGCCTACGGCCCGCTGCGGGAACGAACAACCGGCTTCTACCCCTGGTTCAACGACCAGATGATCGGCTTCGTGGCCGGACGGCACATCCCCGCCGAGGTCCTGGCCCAGCCGGCGGTCCGGACCATGCGCAAACTGTCCTCCAAAATCATCGGCTACTACAACGACATCAGCGCCTTCAACGCCGAACCCCAGCCCGAACAGGCCATGGCATTACCCGCCGTCCTAGCCAGAGCCCACAACTGCTCCCTGCAGGACGGCCTGGAGCAGGCGGCGGAACACTGGTACGACCTGGTCGCGGAACTGACCATCGCGACCGACCGCGCCGGGCACAGCGAGAACGAACACATCCGTTTCCTCGGCCTCGCCAGCCGGCACATGGTGGCCGGGTTCGTGCACTGGGGCGACAACCTCACCCAGCGCTATGCGTCAACTGACTCGAACCGGTGGACCGACACCCAGCACGACGAAGTCGTTTATCGGCAATGA